From Cucumis melo cultivar AY chromosome 1, USDA_Cmelo_AY_1.0, whole genome shotgun sequence, a single genomic window includes:
- the LOC103492662 gene encoding COMPASS-like H3K4 histone methylase component WDR5B yields the protein MASGGTQPYKPYRHLKTLTAHTRAVSCVKFSNDGTLLASASLDKTLIIWASSSLTLRHRLVGHSEGISDLAWSSDSHYICSASDDRTLRIWDARSPTGECVKTLRGHSDFVFCVNFNPQSNLIVSGSFDETIRIWEVKTGKCLHVIRAHSMPVTSVHFNRDGSLIVSGSHDGSCKIWDASTGTCLKTLIDDKVPAVSFAKFSPNGKFILVATLNDTLKLWNYSAGKFLKIYTGHVNRVHCVVSTFSVTNGKYIVSGSEDKCVYIWDLQQKTMIQKLEGHTDVVISVSCHPTENKIASAGLDGDRSVRVWVQDP from the exons ATGGCAAGCGGCGGCACGCAACCGTACAAACCCTACCGGCACCTGAAAACCTTGACGGCACACACACGCGCCGTCTCCTGTGTCAAATTCTCCAACGATGGAACTCTCTTAGCTTCTGCCTCTCTCGACAAAACCCTTATCATCTGGGCTTCCTCTTCCCTCACTCTCCGCCACCGCCTCGTCGGCCATTCCGAAGGCATCTCCGATCTCGCCTGGTCTTCCGATTCCCATTACATTTGCTCCGCCTCCGACGATCGCACTCTCCGTATCTGGGACGCCCGTTCTCCCACCGGCGAGTGCGTCAAAACCCTACGAGGCCATTCCGATTTTGTATTCTGCGTCAATTTCAATCCTCAATCCAATCTTATCGTCTCGGGCTCCTTCGATGAGACTATTCGGATTTGGGAGGTGAAGACTGGGAAGTGTCTTCATGTTATAAGGGCTCATTCTATGCCTGTTACTTCTGTTCATTTTAATCGTGATGGTTCACTTATTGTTTCTGGGAGTCATGATGGTTCTTGTAAGATTTGGGATGCTTCTACTGGGACTTGCTTGAAGACTCTTATTGATGATAAAGTCCCTGCTGTTTCTTTTGCTAAGTTCTCTCCTAATGGCAAGTTCATACTTGTTGCTACTCTCAATGATACCCTT AAGCTATGGAACTACTCAGCTGGAAAGTTTTTGAAGATATATACAGGACATGTAAATCGAGTCCATTGTGTTGTGTCCACATTTTCTGTCACCAATGGAAAATACATCGTTAGCGGATCGGAGGACAAATGTGTTTATATATGGGATCTACAGCAGAAAACTATGATTCAGAAACTCGAAGGTCACACCGATGTTGTCATTTCTGTGTCTTGCCATCCAACTGAGAACAAAATTGCATCTGCAGGACTTGATGGGGACAGATCAGTTAGAGTTTGGGTTCAAGATCCATGA
- the LOC103492661 gene encoding uncharacterized protein LOC103492661, with translation MKDFPSCFGENGVQIADSSSSSSSSISKAAQNLVTCVYQCKLHSQLSFIVLTWTKHLMGQALSLQIQNSANQSLCKLDIKPWLFSKKKGSKIFDIHSTKMEIHWDLTNAKFGCGPEPEEGFFVAVVFNRELIFFVGDSPSEASKKTAAASTAAAVFVARREHVFGKKLYSAKAQFSEKGETHNVSIECDTSGGLKEPSLVIRIDSKTAMQIKRLKWKFRGNDRIVVDGIPVEVMWDVHNWLFGNSGALSSAVFMFQTHKSSGSHSQSSSSSSSSSSSLLNSSSSSSSSSSSYCQQQIKDSKLQGLDFSLILYAWRNE, from the coding sequence ATGAAGGATTTTCCTTCTTGTTTCGGCGAAAATGGCGTCCAAATTGCagattcatcatcatcatcatcttccaGTATCTCCAAAGCCGCTCAAAACTTAGTCACCTGCGTCTACCAGTGCAAATTACACAGTCAATTAAGCTTCATCGTCTTAACATGGACCAAGCATTTGATGGGACAAGCCCTCTCTCTTCAGATCCAAAATTCCGCAAATCAATCCCTCTGTAAACTCGATATCAAGCCATGGCTGTTCTCCAAGAAGAAAGGTTCTAAAATTTTCGACATCCATTCCACCAAAATGGAGATACATTGGGACTTAACAAACGCTAAATTCGGCTGTGGACCAGAACCAGAGGAAGGATTCTTCGTCGCTGTAGTATTCAATCGAGAACTCATATTCTTCGTCGGCGATTCACCATCCGAAGCTTCAAAGAAAACGGCGGCTGCTTCCACCGCAGCGGCGGTGTTTGTGGCGAGGAGAGAACATGTATTCGGGAAGAAATTGTACTCGGCGAAGGCGCAATTCAGCGAGAAAGGGGAAACGCATAATGTATCGATTGAATGTGATACAAGTGGGGGTTTGAAGGAACCGAGTCTGGTGATACGAATTGATAGCAAAACGGCGATGCAGATCAAGAGATTGAAATGGAAATTTAGAGGGAATGATAGGATTGTGGTGGATGGGATTCCGGTAGAGGTGATGTGGGATGTTCATAATTGGTTGTTTGGGAATTCTGGTGCTCTGAGTAGTGCTGTGTTCATGTTTCAAACACACAAGAGTAGTGGAAGCCATAgccaatcatcatcatcatcatcatcatcatcatcatctctcttaaattcttcttcctcatcttcttcatcttcttcttcatattgTCAACAACAGATTAAGGATTCAAAGTTGCAAGGTTTAGATTTCTCCTTGATTTTATATGCTTGGAGGAATGAGTGA